Proteins encoded within one genomic window of Acidobacteriota bacterium:
- the pgsA gene encoding CDP-diacylglycerol--glycerol-3-phosphate 3-phosphatidyltransferase, whose amino-acid sequence MNLPTMITVLRIFLVPILVVVLLAPPWKLADSPFFGVESPAPRELIAAAIFLLAMLSDIMDGYLARRRNQVTTLGTLLDPIADKLLMSGAFISFVQVGSAPAWMVVIIIGREFIVSGLRSVMASQGVVMGASQLGKLKTISQAVAIVLLIFYPTFERWGSLEAAGVVALWISMFLALGSAAEYLHRFFRMLPLADEGGGKSDTARRVSS is encoded by the coding sequence ATGAACCTCCCCACCATGATCACCGTCCTCCGCATCTTCCTCGTCCCCATCCTGGTGGTCGTTCTGCTGGCCCCCCCCTGGAAATTGGCCGACAGCCCGTTTTTCGGTGTCGAGTCGCCGGCGCCGCGGGAGTTGATCGCGGCGGCGATCTTCCTCCTGGCCATGCTCAGCGACATCATGGACGGCTATCTGGCCCGGCGTCGCAACCAGGTCACGACCCTCGGTACCCTGCTCGATCCCATCGCGGACAAGCTGCTGATGAGCGGCGCCTTCATCTCCTTCGTGCAGGTGGGCTCCGCGCCGGCGTGGATGGTCGTGATCATCATTGGCCGGGAGTTTATCGTCTCGGGACTGCGTTCCGTGATGGCGTCCCAGGGCGTGGTGATGGGGGCCTCGCAGCTGGGCAAGCTGAAAACCATCAGCCAGGCCGTGGCCATCGTGCTGTTGATCTTCTACCCGACCTTCGAGCGCTGGGGCTCACTGGAGGCGGCGGGCGTGGTCGCCCTGTGGATCTCGATGTTCCTGGCGCTGGGTTCGGCCGCAGAGTACCTGCACCGCTTCTTCCGCATGCTGCCCCTGGCCGACGAAGGGGGCGGCAAGAGCGACACGGCGAGGAGAGTTTCCTCGTGA